A single region of the Gracilibacillus caseinilyticus genome encodes:
- a CDS encoding GerAB/ArcD/ProY family transporter yields the protein MQNRGLLRMKEILAMTLIIVGIKFSDSTSSLMSQQAQNGFWLIPLISFVCIFPGFLLMLYLLKKYKDKNLVELIETIIGKWAGKLICLLLFIFAFLTLTLDSRNYVEQIKQLYFQESPTDTVYYIFFIVVLFGAKKGFEVIGFTSWITLLFTKASVLIVFLLITGDMVLQRIFPIFGQGLSILLTEGVKKASIFAELFFLLIAYQSAKSTSMFRKGSIIASIIGLFEILLFFFVYVCVFDYNSIKKIAFPYHDITQFVNLGQFFTNIETFFMVFWLLAAFLKFIIFIYITSWIFGEIFAIRNFEPLLLPFSFLVVMIGLIPLNSVINELVLRETLLTIMSPFFIIFPFILWSIAFFKGDLKQ from the coding sequence ATGCAAAACCGAGGATTATTACGCATGAAAGAAATATTAGCCATGACGTTAATTATTGTTGGCATCAAATTTTCTGATTCTACGTCCTCATTGATGTCTCAACAAGCACAAAATGGTTTTTGGCTAATACCATTAATATCATTTGTATGTATTTTTCCCGGCTTTTTATTGATGCTTTATTTATTAAAGAAATACAAAGATAAAAACTTAGTAGAACTGATTGAAACGATTATTGGTAAATGGGCAGGTAAGTTAATTTGCCTGTTATTGTTCATTTTTGCTTTTCTAACGCTTACGCTTGACAGTCGTAACTATGTGGAACAGATTAAACAGTTATATTTTCAAGAGTCACCAACAGACACGGTCTATTATATTTTTTTTATTGTCGTTTTATTTGGGGCAAAAAAAGGCTTCGAAGTAATTGGATTTACTAGCTGGATAACACTTCTTTTTACAAAAGCTTCCGTATTAATAGTCTTCCTCCTTATTACAGGAGATATGGTGTTACAGAGGATCTTCCCCATATTTGGGCAAGGGCTTTCCATCTTATTAACAGAAGGCGTAAAAAAAGCTTCCATATTTGCCGAATTATTCTTTTTATTAATTGCTTATCAGTCAGCAAAATCCACTTCCATGTTTAGAAAGGGGTCCATTATCGCAAGCATTATAGGACTATTTGAAATTCTGTTATTCTTCTTTGTTTATGTCTGTGTATTTGATTACAATTCGATCAAAAAAATTGCTTTTCCCTATCACGACATTACACAATTTGTAAATTTAGGACAATTTTTCACTAATATAGAAACCTTTTTTATGGTATTCTGGCTTCTGGCAGCATTTCTGAAATTTATTATCTTTATTTATATAACCAGTTGGATTTTTGGAGAGATATTCGCTATAAGAAACTTTGAACCATTGCTGTTGCCATTCAGTTTCCTAGTAGTGATGATCGGGTTAATTCCCCTTAATTCCGTTATTAATGAATTAGTACTAAGAGAAACATTATTAACAATCATGTCACCATTTTTTATCATCTTTCCTTTTATTTTATGGTCAATTGCTTTTTTCAAAGGGGATTTAAAACAATGA
- a CDS encoding Ger(x)C family spore germination protein codes for MMNKLWIVFGLLILLTGCYDRIELEQQSYVIAMGIDKTENKGVYAFTYQIANPEVGSAAGQGGSNEPASEIVTVHGADILSATYTANSFVSKKITLDHTRIIVISEELARNPDFIRVIQSASRSPQIRRGVQLVVSKEKASEFINNNQPVMEQRPHKYFQFMLDRADQTGIIPAASLHRFFQITEGDADLFLAIYASTKKDKKQEQGKNKLEDEYIAGQIPQLGGSPTQFMGAGVFKEGKMIDTLDGEEVRIVHILDNTLELNNYLTTMPDPFDPEFQLSYNYSQKQNAKVDITYHQDKPTEIDVLVPFQIEVIAIPSLIRYAHDQEKQDALENAITKRLEEKTMEIIKKAQEQYKSDPFYWSLYIRHEFTNIKQYEKADWHKKIFPNAEVNVTYQLDKLEFGKMLDDSNLDRVRD; via the coding sequence ATGATGAATAAGTTATGGATTGTATTCGGATTGCTAATCCTTTTAACTGGATGCTACGACCGGATTGAACTGGAGCAGCAATCCTACGTAATTGCCATGGGAATTGATAAAACAGAAAATAAAGGAGTATATGCGTTTACTTATCAAATTGCTAATCCTGAAGTAGGATCTGCAGCAGGCCAAGGAGGATCAAATGAACCAGCGTCAGAAATTGTCACCGTACACGGCGCAGATATTTTAAGTGCAACTTACACAGCTAATTCATTTGTTTCTAAAAAGATTACGCTGGATCATACGAGGATCATTGTAATTTCAGAGGAATTAGCAAGAAATCCTGACTTTATTCGTGTAATTCAATCAGCCTCCAGATCACCACAAATTAGACGTGGTGTGCAATTGGTTGTTTCAAAGGAAAAGGCCTCAGAGTTTATTAACAATAATCAGCCGGTGATGGAGCAAAGACCACATAAATATTTTCAATTTATGCTGGATAGGGCCGATCAAACTGGAATTATTCCAGCAGCATCGTTACATCGCTTTTTTCAGATCACAGAAGGAGATGCGGATTTATTTTTAGCTATTTACGCCTCCACAAAAAAGGATAAAAAACAAGAACAGGGAAAAAACAAATTAGAAGATGAATATATCGCGGGTCAAATACCTCAATTGGGGGGATCCCCTACACAATTTATGGGTGCTGGCGTATTTAAAGAGGGGAAGATGATAGATACATTGGATGGCGAAGAAGTTCGTATTGTGCATATCCTGGATAATACATTAGAACTAAACAATTATTTAACTACCATGCCAGATCCTTTTGATCCGGAATTTCAACTATCTTATAATTATTCACAAAAACAAAATGCAAAAGTTGATATTACTTATCACCAGGATAAACCAACTGAAATTGACGTACTTGTTCCATTTCAAATTGAAGTGATCGCGATACCAAGTTTAATTCGTTATGCACATGATCAAGAAAAACAAGATGCATTGGAAAACGCCATCACCAAACGTTTGGAGGAAAAAACGATGGAAATAATAAAAAAAGCACAAGAACAGTATAAATCTGACCCTTTTTATTGGTCCCTATATATTCGGCATGAGTTTACAAACATTAAGCAGTATGAAAAAGCAGATTGGCATAAAAAAATATTTCCAAACGCCGAAGTTAACGTTACATACCAACTTGATAAATTAGAGTTTGGAAAAATGCTGGATGATTCAAATCTAGATAGAGTGAGGGATTAA
- the proC gene encoding pyrroline-5-carboxylate reductase, which produces MEQTIGFLGAGSMAEAIIAGMTANKIVSANQIIAKNHSNKERLKLLEEKYHIQTSQSTQDTINQSDVIILAMKPKDIKTATAEIKPLLSENKIVVSLLAGISTTFIEQQLETKNPVIRVMPNTSATIGQSATTIAAGTYASKEQVQLIEELITSIGTTAVIDEADMDAFTALAGSTPAFYYFMVEAMEQFVDAKGLDKEIAKLLMVQTIKGVAEMLATSDDSPKVLREKITSPGGTTEVGLKTLATHEFQEAVIACLEETTARSKEMRELFEK; this is translated from the coding sequence ATGGAACAAACCATTGGATTTCTCGGAGCTGGATCGATGGCAGAGGCAATTATTGCCGGAATGACGGCGAATAAAATCGTTTCCGCCAATCAAATTATTGCCAAGAATCACTCCAATAAAGAAAGATTGAAATTATTAGAAGAAAAATACCATATTCAAACGTCCCAGTCTACGCAAGATACAATTAACCAAAGTGATGTCATTATTCTTGCCATGAAACCAAAGGACATTAAAACAGCAACGGCGGAAATCAAACCATTGCTATCGGAAAATAAAATTGTCGTTTCCTTGTTAGCGGGAATTTCGACTACGTTCATTGAACAACAGTTAGAAACAAAAAATCCGGTCATTCGTGTTATGCCAAATACGTCAGCAACGATAGGACAGTCTGCTACAACGATTGCAGCGGGTACCTATGCATCCAAAGAACAGGTGCAATTAATCGAAGAACTCATCACGTCGATCGGCACAACGGCAGTGATTGATGAGGCAGATATGGATGCATTTACGGCCTTAGCAGGAAGTACCCCTGCATTCTATTATTTTATGGTAGAGGCGATGGAGCAGTTTGTTGATGCGAAAGGGTTAGACAAAGAAATTGCCAAGCTGTTGATGGTACAAACAATTAAAGGTGTGGCCGAAATGTTGGCAACGTCAGATGATTCTCCAAAAGTTTTACGTGAAAAGATTACAAGCCCGGGAGGCACGACAGAAGTCGGATTAAAAACGTTAGCAACGCACGAATTCCAGGAAGCTGTCATCGCTTGTTTGGAGGAAACAACGGCACGATCAAAGGAAATGCGTGAATTATTTGAAAAATAA
- the serS gene encoding serine--tRNA ligase gives MLDRKLLRNQFAEVKEKLAHRGEDLTDLDKFGDLDEKRRELIAETEQLKAKRNEVSKQISLLKKEKKDADDMIVEMRNVGDRIKTIDQELKQVEEELDVLMLSIPNVPHETTPIGESEDDNVEVRKWGELPNVDFEEKAHWDIATELDILDFERAAKVTGSRFVFYKGLGARLERALMNFMMDLHADEHGYQEMLPPYMVNRMSMTGTGQLPKFEEDAFKVEDWDYFLVPTAEVPVTNYYRDDILKADELPQKFTAFSASFRSEAGSAGRDTRGLIRQHQFNKVELVQFVKPEDSYDVLEELTGHAEKVLQLLKLPYRVMSMCTADLGFTAAKKYDIEVWMPSNDTYREISSCSNFEDFQARRAGIRFRREEKAKPEFVHTLNGSGLAIGRTVSAIIENYQQADGSIKIPEVLVPYMGGKTEIK, from the coding sequence ATGTTAGATAGAAAATTGTTACGTAATCAGTTTGCAGAAGTGAAAGAAAAGTTAGCACACAGAGGAGAAGATTTAACCGATCTTGACAAGTTTGGTGATTTAGATGAAAAGCGTCGTGAGTTAATTGCTGAAACAGAACAGCTTAAGGCAAAAAGAAATGAGGTTTCTAAGCAAATCTCCTTATTGAAAAAAGAGAAAAAGGATGCCGATGATATGATTGTGGAAATGCGTAATGTCGGAGATCGCATTAAGACAATTGATCAGGAATTAAAGCAGGTAGAGGAAGAATTGGATGTCTTAATGTTGTCCATTCCTAATGTTCCACATGAAACGACACCAATTGGAGAGTCTGAAGATGATAATGTGGAAGTTCGTAAATGGGGAGAACTGCCAAATGTTGATTTTGAAGAGAAGGCGCATTGGGATATTGCTACTGAATTAGATATATTAGATTTTGAACGGGCAGCAAAGGTAACAGGCAGTCGTTTTGTCTTTTATAAAGGTTTAGGTGCTCGCTTAGAGCGTGCTTTAATGAATTTCATGATGGACTTACATGCAGATGAGCATGGCTATCAGGAAATGCTGCCACCATATATGGTCAATCGTATGAGTATGACAGGTACAGGACAATTACCGAAATTTGAGGAAGATGCATTTAAAGTCGAGGACTGGGATTATTTCTTAGTACCAACTGCAGAAGTACCGGTAACGAACTATTATCGCGATGACATTTTAAAGGCAGATGAATTACCACAGAAATTCACAGCGTTTAGTGCAAGCTTCCGTTCTGAAGCAGGATCTGCGGGCCGTGATACGAGAGGCTTAATTCGTCAGCATCAATTTAACAAAGTGGAATTAGTGCAATTCGTAAAACCGGAAGATTCCTACGATGTGTTAGAGGAATTAACAGGCCATGCTGAAAAGGTATTACAGCTGTTAAAACTGCCATATCGTGTGATGAGTATGTGTACGGCTGATTTAGGCTTCACAGCTGCGAAAAAGTATGACATTGAGGTTTGGATGCCTAGTAATGACACGTATCGTGAAATTTCTTCTTGTTCTAATTTTGAAGATTTCCAGGCGAGACGTGCAGGTATCAGATTCCGTCGTGAGGAAAAAGCAAAACCAGAATTTGTCCATACGTTAAATGGATCTGGATTAGCAATCGGACGTACTGTTTCCGCGATTATCGAAAATTATCAGCAAGCAGACGGATCTATTAAAATTCCAGAAGTGCTCGTTCCTTACATGGGTGGAAAGACGGAAATTAAATAA
- the pdxT gene encoding pyridoxal 5'-phosphate synthase glutaminase subunit PdxT yields MVKIGVLGLQGAIREHIRSVEASGAEGIVIKYKEQLDEIDGLILPGGESTTMRRLIDKYDFLDALVDFGQQGKPIFGTCAGLILLATDIIGQDYAHLSLMDMKVERNAFGRQRESFEAAININGVAEDFEAVFIRAPYIAEVGPDVDVLAIHNDKIVAAQQGHYLCSAFHPELTDDHRLTEYFVKMVER; encoded by the coding sequence ATGGTAAAAATCGGAGTGCTAGGATTGCAAGGCGCGATTCGCGAGCATATTCGTTCTGTTGAAGCATCTGGTGCAGAAGGAATTGTGATTAAATATAAAGAACAGCTGGATGAAATAGATGGGTTGATCTTACCTGGTGGCGAAAGTACGACAATGCGTCGTTTGATTGACAAGTACGATTTTCTTGATGCATTAGTAGACTTCGGTCAGCAAGGAAAACCGATTTTTGGTACATGTGCCGGTCTGATTCTTTTAGCTACTGATATCATTGGACAGGATTACGCACATCTGTCTCTAATGGATATGAAAGTGGAACGTAATGCATTTGGCCGTCAGCGCGAATCATTTGAAGCAGCGATTAATATAAATGGTGTAGCAGAAGACTTTGAAGCAGTGTTTATTCGCGCTCCATACATCGCAGAAGTTGGTCCAGATGTGGATGTATTGGCGATACACAATGATAAGATCGTTGCAGCACAGCAAGGGCATTACCTATGCAGTGCTTTTCATCCGGAATTAACAGATGACCATCGATTGACAGAATACTTTGTCAAAATGGTGGAAAGATAA
- the pdxS gene encoding pyridoxal 5'-phosphate synthase lyase subunit PdxS: MSKIGTDRVKRGMAEMQKGGVIMDVVNAEQAKIAEEAGAVAVMALERVPSDIRAAGGVARMADPTIVEEVMNAVSIPVMAKARIGHIVEAKVLESMGVDYIDESEVLTPADEVYHLNKREYTVPFVCGCRNLGEAARRIGEGTSMLRTKGEPGTGNIVEAVRHIREVNGQVRKLVHMSEDEVMTYAKELGAPYEVLLDIKDKGRLPVVNFAAGGVATPADAALMMQLGADGVFVGSGIFKSDNPANFARAIVEATTHYDNYDLIAKVSKGIGTAMKGLEISTIAPQERMQDRGW, from the coding sequence ATGTCTAAAATAGGTACAGATAGAGTTAAAAGAGGTATGGCAGAAATGCAAAAAGGCGGCGTTATTATGGACGTTGTCAATGCAGAACAAGCAAAAATTGCTGAAGAAGCTGGTGCTGTAGCGGTAATGGCACTAGAACGAGTACCATCAGATATTCGTGCAGCAGGCGGAGTAGCACGTATGGCAGACCCTACTATCGTAGAAGAGGTCATGAATGCAGTCTCTATTCCAGTCATGGCGAAAGCTCGTATCGGTCACATTGTCGAAGCGAAAGTTTTGGAATCAATGGGCGTTGATTATATTGATGAGAGTGAAGTATTAACTCCTGCAGATGAAGTCTATCACTTAAATAAACGTGAATATACCGTACCTTTTGTATGTGGGTGCCGTAATCTTGGTGAAGCTGCTCGTCGTATCGGTGAAGGAACGTCTATGCTTCGTACGAAAGGTGAACCAGGTACTGGTAACATCGTAGAAGCGGTTCGTCATATCCGTGAAGTCAATGGGCAGGTTCGTAAATTAGTGCATATGTCAGAGGACGAAGTGATGACATATGCGAAAGAACTAGGTGCACCATACGAAGTCCTATTAGATATTAAAGATAAAGGCCGTCTGCCTGTGGTTAACTTTGCAGCAGGTGGTGTTGCAACTCCTGCAGATGCAGCGTTAATGATGCAGTTAGGTGCTGATGGAGTATTTGTTGGTTCAGGTATCTTTAAGTCAGATAACCCTGCTAACTTTGCAAGAGCCATTGTAGAAGCAACAACACATTACGATAATTACGATTTAATTGCCAAAGTATCTAAAGGTATTGGTACGGCAATGAAAGGTCTAGAAATCAGCACGATTGCGCCACAAGAGCGTATGCAAGATCGTGGTTGGTAA